A region of Periplaneta americana isolate PAMFEO1 chromosome 16, P.americana_PAMFEO1_priV1, whole genome shotgun sequence DNA encodes the following proteins:
- the LOC138691178 gene encoding PEST proteolytic signal-containing nuclear protein-like translates to MPKRSSIGGINKGSSQNGSESDQSPDDAAGKEDSAKKQKLSFGYGTKSSTKPDVTDTSAKKGIQIRLGSQKPMQPSSAVKSKSSSVAAAFNLDEEEEPEEMPPEARMRMRNIGRETPTSAGPNSFGKTKQGFCDAKKIFEKTMKKAMDNTDNSKKSAE, encoded by the exons GGTCTTCCCAGAATGGATCGGAATCAGATCAGAGTCCAGATGATGCAGCTGGAAAGGAGGACAGTGCCAAGAAACAGAAACTTTCTTTTGGTTATGGAACAAAAAGCTCTACAAAACCAGACGTGACTGATACATCTgcaaagaaaggaattcagaTCAGATTGGGCTCTCAG AAACCAATGCAGCCATCCAGTGCTGTTAAATCTAAGTCCAGTTCCGTGGCAGCTGCATTTAATTTGGATGAAGAGGAGGAACCAGAAGAAATGCCTCCTGAAGCACGAATGAGAATGCGAAATATTGGCAG AGAAACTCCTACTTCAGCAGGTCCAAATTCATTTGGAAAGACTAAGCAGGGATTCTGTGATgccaaaaaaatatttgaaaaaacaatgaagaaagcaATGGATAATACAGATAATTCCAAAAAATCAGCAGAGTGA